Proteins encoded within one genomic window of SAR324 cluster bacterium:
- a CDS encoding 50S ribosome-binding GTPase — protein sequence MAPMQRLTKLFQDRFLFPKITDEELKAHLKTIQEQLPVPVIWLLGKTQSGKTSLIRGLTQNSRSEIGDGIRPCTQSAVLYDFPMEENCFVRFLDTRGIGESGYDPKEEMNLYKTQAHLLLVVVKAMDHAQEHVIQPLKTIAKEHPEWPILVVQTCLHEGYINPNTPHYMPYPFEQEPWSPQLPRDLVRSLLKQREMFQGLKARFVPVDFTLPEDGFVPQFYGLDPLWAAIETALPLGLRAMIQTAPHYRKDFFDLYNRSAHNHIVAYSLAAGGSGLVPVPFVSVPLVMSITLKMFQTLASIYQRELNVQQFAEIVGTLGLGMVLNLGGRELAKIIPGVGSAVSGIYSAATTYALGKTLCAYFSYYTEDSLPDKSVFQELYQKQFEEGRELLKRYLLPWHPEKMDRSQEQSTE from the coding sequence ATGGCTCCCATGCAACGACTAACCAAGTTGTTTCAAGACCGTTTTCTGTTTCCAAAAATTACAGATGAAGAACTGAAAGCGCATCTGAAAACCATTCAGGAACAATTGCCTGTTCCGGTCATCTGGTTATTGGGAAAAACTCAATCGGGCAAAACATCTCTCATTCGGGGCTTGACTCAGAACAGCCGGAGTGAGATTGGCGATGGCATTCGCCCCTGCACTCAATCTGCCGTGCTGTATGATTTTCCCATGGAAGAAAATTGTTTTGTGAGGTTTCTGGATACCAGAGGCATCGGCGAGTCAGGCTATGATCCGAAAGAAGAAATGAACCTGTATAAAACACAGGCCCATTTGTTACTGGTGGTGGTCAAAGCCATGGATCATGCCCAGGAGCATGTGATTCAACCGCTGAAAACGATTGCCAAAGAACATCCGGAGTGGCCGATCCTGGTGGTTCAGACCTGTCTGCATGAAGGCTATATCAATCCCAATACCCCCCATTACATGCCCTATCCGTTTGAACAGGAACCCTGGTCCCCTCAGTTGCCCAGAGATCTGGTTCGCTCTCTGCTCAAACAACGTGAAATGTTTCAGGGGTTGAAGGCCCGGTTTGTTCCGGTTGATTTTACTTTGCCGGAAGATGGTTTTGTCCCCCAGTTTTATGGACTGGATCCACTATGGGCCGCTATCGAAACAGCATTGCCGCTTGGATTGCGTGCCATGATCCAGACGGCACCGCATTACCGCAAAGACTTTTTTGATCTCTATAACCGTTCTGCGCATAACCATATCGTGGCCTATTCTCTGGCGGCCGGAGGTTCTGGCCTGGTGCCTGTGCCTTTTGTGTCTGTGCCGTTGGTCATGTCCATCACGCTTAAAATGTTCCAGACCCTGGCCTCAATTTACCAAAGGGAACTCAATGTTCAGCAATTTGCGGAGATTGTCGGAACGCTGGGATTGGGAATGGTGCTTAATCTTGGTGGACGGGAGCTGGCAAAAATCATTCCCGGTGTTGGCTCGGCTGTCAGCGGTATTTATTCTGCCGCCACAACCTATGCTTTGGGAAAGACCCTTTGTGCCTATTTCAGTTATTACACCGAAGATTCCCTGCCGGATAAATCAGTATTTCAGGAATTGTATCAAAAACAGTTTGAGGAAGGACGGGAACTGTTGAAACGCTATCTTTTGCCCTGGCACCCTG